The following coding sequences are from one Ruminococcus flavefaciens AE3010 window:
- a CDS encoding DUF4321 domain-containing protein, with amino-acid sequence MKKTLYFLLLLICACVLGGVLGNVASGSFAWLGYSRSFALNLDKFIDTDILVLTFGVSMSISVAQVIFIAIAIYAYIKTAPKVVPDK; translated from the coding sequence ATGAAAAAGACACTCTACTTTTTGCTTCTTCTCATCTGCGCCTGTGTTCTCGGCGGAGTCCTCGGCAATGTTGCCTCAGGCTCATTCGCATGGCTGGGCTATTCAAGAAGCTTCGCACTCAACCTTGACAAGTTCATCGACACCGATATCCTTGTACTCACATTCGGCGTATCAATGAGCATCAGCGTTGCACAGGTCATCTTCATAGCTATAGCTATCTATGCTTATATCAAAACTGCTCCAAAGGTAGTCCCGGATAAATAA
- the dut gene encoding dUTP diphosphatase, producing MKLTFKKLDPKAVIPSRATSGSAGLDLCACLDAPVTIEAGEIKMIPLGITAEPDREDIALLIYPRSGLSSKYGVSLANCVGVVDSDYRGAWFVPLINHGKEPFTVEHGMRIAQLIPTSILMPEIEVSDQLSETERGAGGFGSSGI from the coding sequence ATGAAACTTACCTTCAAAAAGCTTGACCCAAAGGCTGTTATCCCATCTCGGGCAACAAGCGGCAGTGCAGGTCTTGACCTTTGCGCCTGTCTGGACGCTCCCGTGACTATCGAAGCAGGAGAGATAAAAATGATCCCCCTCGGTATCACCGCAGAGCCCGACCGTGAGGACATTGCCCTGCTTATCTACCCGCGCTCGGGACTTTCGTCAAAATACGGCGTTTCCCTTGCAAACTGCGTGGGCGTGGTGGACAGCGACTACCGCGGAGCATGGTTCGTGCCCCTCATAAACCACGGGAAAGAGCCATTTACAGTCGAGCACGGTATGCGTATCGCTCAGCTGATACCAACAAGTATATTGATGCCTGAGATCGAAGTCAGCGACCAGCTCTCGGAAACAGAGCGCGGTGCAGGCGGCTTCGGCTCGTCAGGCATTTGA
- a CDS encoding U32 family peptidase, with the protein MNQTEILAPAGSMETLRAALRAGAQAVYIGGKRFSARSSAANFSIEEIDEAAKLCHKYGAKLDLAVNTIISDDEAQDFCEYIKAAAKCGVDAFIVQDWGCAELIRRCVPDAVLHGSTQMSVHTAAGAAMLKGLGYARVVPARELDRETISHICGVGIETEIFVHGALCMSVSGQCYMSAMIGSRSANRGGCGQACRLPFSAVGNKEKAALSLKDLSLLPYARELADMGVDSFKIEGRMKRPEYVASAVHELKAALEGESPDMKLLRGVFSRGGFTDGYFTEKRQDMFGVREKDDVISAHELIPKIHELYRFEGKAYTVDFHAVIKEGQPVVITAVCGGVSASAQGAIPEKALNRPTDCDTLAKQLSKLGDTVFSFGKLTADMDDGLIVPAGKLNELRRTVTEKLTELIIKKNTPKYTISDYVPKLAAAALSEKEKLPLRTYCRTRQQALVAGDMSEFIIVPENIINEEMLGSVDSDKIIIAPPRFMTDEDGLKDRLTQLKTMGISRLYCHTPDCIAIGKELGFKLHGSFTLNVFNSFSAEYLRGLGLEDCIFSVEATLPQISAVRTELPLGAVVYGRLPLMLTRNCPIKNEVGCGKCTKKLIDRTGRELPVVCTKDYAEVLNADKLCMTDRSDELRNISFGVVYLSDETDDEIRAALSGRKPQGTITRGLYYRGIQ; encoded by the coding sequence ATGAATCAAACCGAGATACTTGCTCCAGCAGGCAGCATGGAAACTCTCCGTGCGGCTCTCAGAGCAGGCGCACAGGCTGTATACATAGGCGGAAAGCGCTTTTCGGCGCGAAGCAGTGCCGCTAACTTCTCTATCGAGGAGATAGATGAGGCTGCTAAACTATGCCATAAATACGGCGCTAAACTGGACTTAGCCGTGAATACAATAATCTCAGACGATGAGGCACAGGACTTCTGCGAGTACATAAAGGCTGCCGCAAAATGCGGTGTTGACGCCTTTATAGTGCAGGACTGGGGCTGTGCGGAGCTTATACGCCGCTGTGTTCCCGACGCTGTGCTCCACGGCTCTACCCAGATGTCAGTGCATACTGCCGCAGGTGCTGCTATGCTCAAAGGTCTGGGCTACGCAAGAGTTGTTCCCGCCCGTGAGCTTGACAGGGAGACTATTTCCCATATCTGCGGTGTGGGTATAGAAACAGAGATCTTTGTACACGGTGCGCTGTGTATGTCCGTTTCGGGACAGTGCTATATGTCGGCGATGATAGGCTCGCGCTCCGCTAACCGCGGCGGCTGCGGACAGGCTTGCAGACTGCCCTTTTCTGCTGTTGGCAATAAGGAAAAGGCTGCATTATCGCTGAAAGACCTTTCCCTGCTCCCCTATGCACGGGAGCTTGCGGACATGGGCGTTGACTCCTTCAAAATTGAGGGACGCATGAAGCGCCCCGAGTATGTGGCTTCCGCAGTACATGAGCTGAAAGCTGCTCTTGAGGGCGAATCTCCCGATATGAAGCTCCTACGCGGCGTATTCTCCCGCGGTGGCTTTACAGACGGCTATTTCACGGAAAAAAGGCAGGATATGTTCGGAGTCCGTGAAAAGGACGACGTTATCTCCGCCCATGAGCTTATCCCGAAGATACATGAGCTCTACCGCTTCGAGGGCAAGGCATATACAGTCGATTTTCACGCTGTCATAAAAGAGGGACAGCCTGTGGTCATAACCGCTGTATGCGGCGGTGTTTCGGCTTCTGCTCAGGGAGCTATCCCCGAAAAGGCGCTTAACCGCCCCACTGACTGTGACACTCTCGCCAAGCAGCTCTCAAAGCTTGGGGATACGGTGTTCAGCTTCGGAAAGCTGACCGCTGATATGGACGATGGACTTATTGTCCCCGCAGGAAAGCTCAACGAGCTCCGCAGAACTGTTACCGAAAAGCTCACGGAGCTGATTATCAAAAAGAATACCCCGAAATATACTATTTCCGACTATGTTCCAAAGCTTGCGGCAGCGGCACTCTCTGAAAAAGAGAAGCTGCCCCTGAGGACCTACTGCCGTACCCGTCAGCAGGCGCTTGTCGCTGGGGATATGTCGGAGTTCATAATAGTGCCCGAAAATATCATCAATGAGGAAATGCTCGGCAGCGTGGATAGTGACAAGATAATCATCGCGCCGCCACGCTTCATGACTGACGAGGACGGGCTGAAAGACAGACTGACACAGCTGAAAACCATGGGAATAAGCAGGCTTTACTGCCACACTCCCGACTGTATCGCTATTGGAAAGGAGCTGGGATTCAAGCTCCACGGCAGCTTTACTCTCAATGTTTTCAACTCCTTCAGTGCGGAATATCTCCGCGGTCTCGGACTTGAGGACTGCATTTTCTCGGTGGAGGCTACTCTCCCGCAGATATCCGCTGTTCGTACCGAACTGCCGCTGGGAGCTGTAGTTTACGGCAGACTTCCCCTTATGCTCACAAGGAACTGCCCAATAAAAAATGAAGTAGGCTGCGGAAAATGTACAAAAAAGCTCATTGACCGCACAGGCAGAGAGCTCCCCGTTGTCTGTACAAAGGACTACGCAGAGGTGCTCAACGCAGATAAGCTCTGCATGACCGACAGGTCTGACGAGCTTCGCAATATAAGCTTCGGCGTCGTTTATCTTTCGGACGAGACCGACGACGAGATACGCGCCGCACTCAGCGGACGCAAGCCGCAGGGAACTATCACCCGCGGACTATACTACAGAGGTATACAATAA
- a CDS encoding cell division protein ZapA, whose translation MLNEVKVIICGKEYKIKTAEAPNYVFALARALETKINEITAASGSSPYAASIMVSLALLDDLNKANQRLDNIRDQTKEYVDEAGRTRIERDAAQKEIEVLKSKIIQLENMVKLKQLSDSI comes from the coding sequence ATGCTTAATGAAGTAAAAGTAATCATCTGCGGTAAGGAGTACAAGATCAAGACCGCAGAAGCTCCTAACTACGTTTTTGCTCTTGCAAGAGCACTTGAGACCAAGATCAATGAGATCACCGCAGCAAGCGGCTCTTCGCCATATGCTGCTTCCATAATGGTGTCGCTGGCTCTCCTCGACGACCTCAACAAGGCTAACCAGCGCCTTGATAATATCCGCGACCAGACAAAGGAGTACGTTGACGAGGCTGGCAGGACACGCATCGAGCGCGACGCTGCTCAGAAGGAGATTGAGGTGCTCAAATCCAAGATAATCCAGCTTGAGAATATGGTCAAGCTCAAGCAGCTCAGCGACAGCATTTAA
- a CDS encoding VanZ family protein gives MIEISYLQMFIFITLIWIIVRFIIAIRFKKFSVKRELQMLLVYICLVVIARFVYFPLHFVDGKIGTLTIGFSETPSDMISLIPFFFLFDRYDGWLINIIGNIAMFIPVGIVWPICFRKLDNIKKTVFAGICFIIFIELSQLLCPERHTDIDDIILNTSGVMIGACVIFAIRKATNSDLSQQQ, from the coding sequence ATGATTGAGATTTCCTATCTACAGATGTTTATTTTTATAACTCTCATTTGGATAATTGTGCGATTCATAATTGCGATCAGATTCAAGAAGTTTTCGGTAAAACGAGAACTACAGATGCTTCTTGTATACATATGTCTTGTAGTTATTGCAAGATTTGTATACTTCCCGTTACATTTTGTTGATGGAAAAATAGGTACACTAACGATTGGATTTTCAGAGACACCGTCTGACATGATAAGTTTAATCCCGTTCTTTTTTCTCTTTGACAGATATGATGGATGGCTTATCAATATTATAGGGAACATAGCAATGTTTATACCAGTAGGAATAGTATGGCCTATCTGTTTTCGCAAGCTTGATAATATCAAAAAAACAGTGTTCGCAGGGATTTGTTTTATTATCTTTATTGAGCTGTCCCAACTGCTATGTCCCGAAAGGCATACAGATATTGATGACATAATATTAAATACGAGCGGTGTTATGATTGGGGCGTGTGTCATATTTGCTATACGAAAAGCCACAAATTCTGATTTATCTCAGCAACAATAA
- the lexA gene encoding transcriptional repressor LexA — MLKDKEIAVFNYIKSRLSDGMSPSVREIMDAMGFKSTSTAHRYIETLVREGLIEKTGNLNRTLRLPNSGTTSVPVMGTVTAGQPITAVEDITGYIGFEAPGIDPQELFALKIRGESMIDAGILDGDIVIVKRVNYAENGDIVVAFIDREEATVKRFFKEKGHYRLQPENPTMEPIIVDEVEVLGKVIGLKRYY; from the coding sequence ATGCTCAAGGATAAGGAAATAGCAGTATTCAACTATATAAAATCCCGTCTCAGCGACGGTATGTCTCCCTCTGTCAGGGAGATTATGGACGCTATGGGCTTCAAGTCCACGTCCACTGCTCACCGCTACATAGAAACTCTCGTCCGCGAGGGACTTATCGAGAAAACAGGCAACCTCAACCGCACCCTGCGTCTGCCAAACAGCGGCACTACATCAGTTCCCGTAATGGGTACAGTTACCGCAGGACAGCCTATCACAGCCGTTGAGGACATCACAGGCTACATCGGCTTTGAAGCCCCGGGCATTGACCCTCAGGAGCTCTTTGCCCTGAAAATACGCGGCGAGAGCATGATAGACGCAGGTATCCTTGACGGGGATATTGTCATCGTCAAGCGTGTGAACTACGCTGAAAACGGCGATATAGTCGTTGCTTTCATTGACCGCGAGGAGGCTACCGTAAAGCGCTTCTTCAAGGAAAAGGGACACTACCGTCTCCAGCCCGAGAATCCCACTATGGAGCCTATCATCGTGGACGAGGTGGAAGTCCTCGGCAAGGTCATCGGCTTGAAACGCTACTATTGA